TAGCTCTAAATTGTTTCTTTGTTTTTCTTTTAACAAAGCTAATTTTCTTGCTAAAAAATAATCATTATTTGTTTTCATAGCTAGTTGCTATTCTTTCAGCTTTATCTTCTGCTAATAAAGCCTCAATGATAGGATCTAAATTTCCTACAATAACATTTTTTAATGAGGTAGAAAAGCTAATTCTGTGATCGGTAACACGATCTTGAGGGTAATTATAGGTTCTAATTTTTTCTGAACGAGCACCTGAACCTGCTAATTTCCTAAATTGACCTTCGATTGCTTGTTTTTTTTCAACTTCTAGATTATAAATTTTAGATTTTAAAATTTTTAAAGCTAATTCTTTGTTGGCTATCTGAGATCTTCCATCTTGTGATGTAGAAACTAAACCAGTCGGGATATGAGTAATTCTAACTGCAGAATCAGTAGTATTTACCGATTGACCGCCAGCTCCTGAAGAACGATAAGTATCAATTCTTAAATCTTGTGGTTTTATGTCTATTTGAATATCATCGTCAACTTCAGGCATTATTGTAACTGTAGTAGTGGAAGTATGAACTCTGCCTTGTGTTTCAGTTTCAGGTATTCTTTGAACTCTGTGAACACCTGATTCGAATTTGAGCTTGGAATAGACTTTATCACCGCTAACTGAAAAAACTATTTGGCTAAATCCTCCAGCAGAAGCTATTGATGAGTTTAAAACTTTAACAGATCATTTTTTTGATTCTGCTCATTTTAAATACATTTTATAAAGATCACCAACGAAAATATTAGCTTCATCACCTCCTGCAGCGCCACGTATTTCTACTATTACATTTTTATCATCATTTTCATCTTTTGGAAGTAGTAAAATAACTAATTCTTTTTCAATTTCTTCAATTTTTTTAGTTGCTATAGCAATTTCTTCTTTAGCTAAATTATTAATTTCTACATCTTTTTCTTGTAGTAATTTTTTAGAATCTTCAATTATGGAAATTTGTTTTAAGTATTCGTTAAAAGCAACAACAATATCTTCTATAGAAGCTAATTCTTTGTTGATTTTTGTATATTCTTTTATGTCAGAAACAATATTTGGATCTAGTAATTTATTAGATAAATCCTCATATTTTTGTTTGATTGAAGTTAATGAATTTAACATACTTTTTTCCATAATTTTTAGTCCTTTGTATTGTTTTATTTTTGTTATTTTACTTTAAAAATGAAGAAAAATATTTTTTTATTCTATTTTGTCTCTTTAGCTTTTAATTTTACAAATTCTTCAAAACTAACTCCTTTTTGCTCAATAATATTTGCTTGTTTATTTTCGAGTTTAATAATTCTATCAGCCAAAGGAAGCATTGAAACATCGTGAGAAACCATAACTATTGTAGTTTTGTATTTTTCATTAATATATTTTAAAACTTTTAAAACAATTGCTGTATTTTTTTCATCTAGCGCACCAGTTGGTTCGTCGGCGAAAATAATTTCACCATTTTTAGCTAAAGCTCTTAAAATTGAAATTCTTTGTTGTTGTCCACCTGACATTTGAGAAGGATACTTGAATTTAATTTCATCAACCTCAAATTCTTTAAATAGCTCATCAATGTTGATTTTTTTATCTTTATCTTTTTGCAAATGTGAACCAACTTGAACATTATCAAAACCATTGATGCTTTGAAGTAAGTTATAGTTTTGAAAAATAAAAGAAACATTATCTCTTCTAAATTGAGTAAGTTGAGCGTTAGTTAAAAAAGATAGATTTTCATTTGCTACAACGATATCTCCGCCTGATGCTCGATCAAGTCCAGACATTAAATTTAAAATTGTAGATTTTCCAGAACCTGATTTTCCGTATAAAATTACAAAATCTCCTTTTTTAATACTAAAGCTAATGTCTTTAAATACTTCAGCTACAACTGAACCAAATAAATAATATTTTGAAACTTTAAAAAATTCAATGATATTACCTTCAGTATTTGTAGTAATTTTTTTGCTTGATTTTGGTAATGGGTGATTATTTGCTCAACGAACTAATTTTAGTTGTTTTTTGTTAAGTTGAAAATCAGAATTTAAATTCTCTGAAATAATTTCATTTACTTTTTCAGATTTA
This Mycoplasma sp. 1654_15 DNA region includes the following protein-coding sequences:
- the prfA gene encoding peptide chain release factor 1; translated protein: MEKSMLNSLTSIKQKYEDLSNKLLDPNIVSDIKEYTKINKELASIEDIVVAFNEYLKQISIIEDSKKLLQEKDVEINNLAKEEIAIATKKIEEIEKELVILLLPKDENDDKNVIVEIRGAAGGDEANIFVGDLYKMYLKWAESKKWSVKVLNSSIASAGGFSQIVFSVSGDKVYSKLKFESGVHRVQRIPETETQGRVHTSTTTVTIMPEVDDDIQIDIKPQDLRIDTYRSSGAGGQSVNTTDSAVRITHIPTGLVSTSQDGRSQIANKELALKILKSKIYNLEVEKKQAIEGQFRKLAGSGARSEKIRTYNYPQDRVTDHRISFSTSLKNVIVGNLDPIIEALLAEDKAERIATSYENK
- a CDS encoding ABC transporter ATP-binding protein, producing the protein MKTSIFKELMTNFFKKFTKANKSEKVNEIISENLNSDFQLNKKQLKLVRWANNHPLPKSSKKITTNTEGNIIEFFKVSKYYLFGSVVAEVFKDISFSIKKGDFVILYGKSGSGKSTILNLMSGLDRASGGDIVVANENLSFLTNAQLTQFRRDNVSFIFQNYNLLQSINGFDNVQVGSHLQKDKDKKINIDELFKEFEVDEIKFKYPSQMSGGQQQRISILRALAKNGEIIFADEPTGALDEKNTAIVLKVLKYINEKYKTTIVMVSHDVSMLPLADRIIKLENKQANIIEQKGVSFEEFVKLKAKETK